A genomic region of Gemmatimonadota bacterium contains the following coding sequences:
- a CDS encoding alpha-hydroxy-acid oxidizing protein — translation MQLDRCNNIADLRRMAKQRLPAPMFHYIDGGSDDEWSLRRNTTAFDDYELLPNYLRDISAIDTSTTLLGQKISWPVFLAPTGMSRLFHHEAEPAVARAAQKSGTFYTLSTMGTTRIEEIADQGPGPWMFQIYILKDRALTTEFVERCKAAKYQALCLTVDTALAGNRERDRVTGMVLPPRFSLKSFASFAAHPRWAFHLLKNPDFQIANVVHRVGKLGTVSLIDYVNGQFDRTVTWDDVAWLVKQWGGPFVLKGIQSPADAKRAVDVGATAIMISNHGGRQLDAAPAPIDCVAAIRDAVGDRLELIVDGGVRRGTHVLKALALGANAVSIGRPYLYGLASGGQAGVERALGMLKSELERSMALLGCRTIAEIGTGHVRRVGPL, via the coding sequence ATGCAACTTGACCGCTGCAACAACATTGCCGACCTCCGCCGGATGGCGAAGCAACGCCTCCCCGCCCCGATGTTTCACTACATCGACGGGGGCTCCGACGATGAATGGAGCCTCCGGCGGAACACCACGGCCTTTGACGACTACGAACTGCTTCCCAACTACCTCCGGGACATCAGCGCCATCGACACCAGTACCACTCTGCTCGGCCAAAAGATCAGCTGGCCGGTGTTTCTCGCGCCGACCGGGATGTCCCGGCTCTTTCACCACGAGGCCGAGCCGGCGGTGGCCCGGGCGGCCCAGAAATCCGGCACGTTCTATACCCTCTCCACGATGGGCACGACCCGGATCGAGGAGATCGCCGACCAGGGCCCAGGGCCGTGGATGTTCCAGATCTACATCCTCAAAGACCGGGCGCTCACGACGGAGTTCGTGGAGCGCTGCAAGGCCGCGAAGTATCAAGCGCTCTGCCTTACGGTCGACACGGCGCTCGCCGGCAACCGGGAGCGCGACCGGGTCACCGGGATGGTGTTGCCGCCGAGGTTCTCGCTGAAGAGCTTCGCCAGCTTCGCGGCCCACCCACGGTGGGCGTTTCACCTCCTCAAGAACCCCGACTTCCAGATTGCCAACGTGGTCCATCGGGTCGGCAAGCTCGGCACCGTCTCGCTGATCGACTACGTCAACGGCCAGTTCGACCGGACCGTGACCTGGGACGACGTCGCCTGGTTGGTCAAGCAGTGGGGCGGCCCCTTCGTCCTCAAAGGGATTCAGTCGCCGGCCGACGCCAAGCGCGCCGTCGACGTCGGGGCCACTGCCATCATGATTTCGAATCACGGGGGCCGCCAACTCGACGCCGCCCCGGCCCCGATCGATTGCGTCGCGGCCATCCGGGACGCGGTCGGCGACCGGCTCGAGCTGATCGTCGACGGCGGCGTCCGGCGCGGCACCCACGTCCTCAAGGCCCTGGCCCTCGGCGCCAACGCGGTGTCGATCGGCCGGCCCTACCTCTATGGCCTCGCATCGGGCGGCCAGGCCGGCGTCGAGCGGGCCCTCGGGATGCTCAAGTCCGAACTCGAACGGAGCATGGCGCTGCTCGGATGCCGGACGATCGCCGAGATCGGCACCGGCCACGTTAGGCGGGTCGGGCCGCTCTGA